In a single window of the Arcobacter sp. CECT 8986 genome:
- a CDS encoding response regulator transcription factor, with translation MKILLLEDDMILNEIIEEYLLENGNDVISTTNSQEALETIYDNHFDILLLDVNVPYFNGFSLLKKLRDEKIYIPTIFMTSKSQISDIKEGFDSGCDDYLKKPFELEELNIRIKNIKRFYSIEEEFIYINEEIKYDTKNSVIIKNKEDYQLSKMETKVFEYLLKNKNRVISIKELGLNIWTYEDIPIDTTIRTYIKNLRKIVGKESIENIKGVGYKLKTA, from the coding sequence ATGAAAATATTACTGCTTGAAGATGATATGATATTAAATGAAATAATAGAAGAGTATTTACTTGAAAATGGAAATGATGTAATTTCTACAACAAACTCTCAAGAAGCCTTAGAAACAATATATGATAACCACTTTGATATTTTATTACTTGATGTAAATGTTCCTTATTTTAATGGTTTTTCTTTACTTAAAAAACTAAGAGATGAAAAAATTTATATACCTACTATTTTTATGACTTCAAAAAGCCAAATAAGTGATATAAAAGAGGGTTTTGATTCTGGTTGTGATGATTATTTGAAAAAACCTTTTGAGTTAGAAGAACTCAATATTAGAATCAAAAATATAAAAAGATTTTATAGTATTGAAGAAGAGTTTATTTATATAAATGAAGAGATAAAATATGATACAAAAAATAGTGTTATTATAAAAAATAAAGAAGATTATCAACTTTCAAAAATGGAGACAAAAGTATTTGAATATTTATTAAAAAATAAAAATAGAGTAATCTCTATAAAAGAACTAGGCTTAAATATTTGGACATATGAAGATATTCCAATAGATACAACTATAAGAACATATATAAAGAATTTGAGAAAAATCGTAGGAAAAGAGAGTATTGAGAATATAAAAGGAGTTGGATATAAATTAAAGACAGCTTAG
- a CDS encoding ABC transporter permease, producing MQTISFAHLSLMLLPLIIVIHFYYKYTNDKKEIAYATIRMVLQLILIGYVLIFLFKTKDLLVGICILSFMLITSTIITLRITQNKNYKHYFIIFISTFLSAILHLILIIEVLRLDSFYEPRYIIPLAGMILGNIMNVLSLCIERFEKELLRGEDFIQARNISFKASMIPQINTLLAVGLVSLPGMMTGQILSGVDPLIAVRYQIMIMIMCISSGGIALIIYYKFKEKLTSY from the coding sequence ATGCAAACTATCTCTTTTGCTCATCTTTCATTAATGTTATTACCTTTAATAATAGTAATTCATTTTTATTACAAATATACAAATGATAAAAAAGAGATAGCTTATGCAACAATAAGAATGGTATTACAACTTATTTTAATTGGGTATGTTCTTATTTTTTTATTTAAGACAAAAGATTTATTAGTAGGCATTTGTATTTTATCTTTTATGCTTATTACTTCAACTATTATAACCCTTAGAATTACACAAAATAAAAACTACAAACACTATTTTATTATATTTATTTCTACTTTTTTATCAGCTATTTTACATCTTATTTTGATAATAGAAGTATTAAGATTGGATTCATTTTATGAACCTAGATATATTATTCCATTAGCTGGAATGATTTTAGGAAATATTATGAATGTTTTATCTTTATGTATTGAAAGATTTGAAAAAGAGTTATTAAGAGGTGAAGATTTTATACAAGCAAGAAATATAAGTTTTAAAGCATCTATGATTCCTCAAATAAATACTTTATTAGCTGTTGGATTAGTCTCTTTACCTGGAATGATGACAGGACAAATATTATCAGGAGTTGATCCTTTAATAGCTGTGAGATATCAAATTATGATTATGATTATGTGTATTTCAAGTGGAGGAATAGCTTTAATAATCTATTATAAATTTAAAGAAAAATTAACTAGTTATTAA